A part of Gossypium hirsutum isolate 1008001.06 chromosome A07, Gossypium_hirsutum_v2.1, whole genome shotgun sequence genomic DNA contains:
- the LOC107953287 gene encoding uncharacterized protein — protein sequence MATPKQQQMLEQQQSPMQRVKNSGVMMMMSESPVNDEKEEEMAESALALFREKEEEIERKKMEVRDRVQAYMGRVEEATRRLADIREELDDLVDPMRKDVAILRKRIDTINREMKPLGQTCQKKEKEYKEALEAFNDKNKEKAQLVSKLMELVSESEKLRMKKLEELSKNIETLH from the exons ATGGCGACGCCAAAGCAGCAGCAGATGTTGGAACAACAGCAATCACCGATGCAGCGAGTGAAGAACTCGGGGGTTATGATGATGATGAGTGAGAGCCCAGTAAACGATGAGAAGGAAGAGGAAATGGCGGAATCTGCATTGGCGTTGTTTCGAGAGAAAGAAGAAGAGATCGAGAGGAAGAAGATGGAGGTTAGGGATAGAGTTCAGGCTTATATGGGCCGCGTCGAGGAAGCAACCAGGCGCTTGGCAGACATTCGTGAA GAGCTTGATGACCTTGTCGATCCAATGAGGAAGGATGTTGCAATTCTGCGCAAGAGGATCGATACCATTAACAGGGAGATGAAACCACTAGGACAGACCTGCCAGAAGAAG GAAAAAGAGtacaaagaagcccttgaagccTTCAATGACAAGAACAAGGAGAAAGCACAACTAGTTAGCAAATTAATGGAG CTGGTGAGTGAAAGCGAGAAACTGAGGATGAAGAAACTGGAGGAACTCAGCAAAAACATCGAAACCCTTCACTAA
- the LOC107953288 gene encoding protein LURP-one-related 8, with protein MTKVFPNASFTIGDAISEKQPPQNKLLSAGETSEETILTVWKKSLLFNCNGFTVFDSKGDLVFRVDNYMEGNKGEILLMDASGNPLLTIRRKKMSLGDSWLVYEGESMVKPRLCVKKSVNILSKCLAYVSSGNNNSRKNIMYEIEGSYSQRNCAVFDDKRRLVAEIKRKEAVGGVAFGTDVFRLIVWPGHITTDSAMALLILLDQMFGSSRR; from the exons ATGACAAAGGTTTTTCCCAACGCTAGTTTTACCATCGGTGATGCCATCTCGGAGAAACAGCCACCGCAGAATAAGCTGTTATCGGCGGGTGAAACAAGTGAGGAGACGATTCTAACCGTCTGGAAAAAGTCATTGCTTTTCAACTGTAATGGCTTCACGGTGTTCGATTCTAAAGGTGACTTGGTTTTCAGGGTCGATAATTACATGGAAGGCAATAAGGGTGAGATCCTTCTCATGGATGCCAGTGGCAACCCTCTCCTCACTATCCGCCGCAAG AAAATGAGCCTCGGTGATAGTTGGCTGGTTTACGAGGGAGAATCCATGGTGAAGCCCCGACTTTGCGTTAAGAAATCAGTGAATATCTTAAGCAAGTGCTTGGCTTACGTTAGCTCCGGCAACAATAACAGTCGGAAAAACATCATGTACGAGATTGAAGGCTCGTATTCGCAACGAAATTGCGCTGTTTTCGATGATAAGAGGCGGTTAGTAGCCGAAATCAAGCGGAAAGAAGCTGTTGGCGGTGTCGCCTTTGGAACCGACGTCTTCCGCCTTATTGTTTGGCCGGGACATATCACAACGGACTCCGCCATGGCTCTACTTATCCTTCTCGATCAAATGTTCGGATCTTCCAGACGATAa